The Clupea harengus chromosome 5, Ch_v2.0.2, whole genome shotgun sequence genomic sequence tttaaaaacaaatttcCATCATCAATCTACTCGCAATGCCCCATAATGACCCCATGaagtgaaaacaaattcaaatgaTTTTAGAATAAGGCTGCAATGTGGAAAAAAGCGAAGGGGTCTGAATGTACTCTACCATGGAAAGACACAATTTTGTCAAGGTGATGCATAACTTATTAATGAAGCATCTAATAGCAACACAGCAACTAAAGAGAAATAATCTGAAAATGAGTAAAGTTAGATTTATTTTAAGacttaaaattaaaattaaaatagcAGATGTTGGTAAGATGTGCACGTACAAAGATGTCTATGGCAAGTGCTTATTCTTTCCCAGTACCTGCGACAATCTGGCACAGGCCTGTCAGGTAAAAAAGGCCTCCTTTGGACATGGTGAAGAGCTGGCCCAGGAACACcaggaaggagatggaggagaagaccaCTCCAAGGATCATCAGAGCCTGGACGGCCTGAAGCCAATCTGGAGGAAGGGGACAGGAACATGTTGAAAAACTACGGAAAACTAAGAATGACTTGTTTAcattatattcagcaaattaTTTTAATGATTCTTAGAGTACATACATTAAAATAcatctatcagtgtgtgttattttaaaGTATTTTATCAATATAAACTAAAGTCCAGGATAGGTGTGACACAAAAGTATCAAAAGGAATCTAAAGGGTATTCACAGCACAGCCAGCGCCAACTTGAGCCTGGCTTAcatgtaaacatttattttttatgtaatACAATACTCATTGAgtttattcataaaaaaggGGGAAAGTTACTGCACAAGGAGATAAACAGCAAACACAAtcccctgtaaaaaaaaaaaaaaaaaatctcctgaTTAGCAACAACAATATCTGATGGAATAATGAGTTTTTCTTTATCCATGTTGAGCAGGATGAGTTTGTGTAAACCATCCCTGATCAGCACAGACAGGGAGGTATGGTAGCATATGCCTGCGGTCCTCACCAGTCTCATTGCGTGAGGAACAGAGCCATGCCTGAGTGGCGTTGTCAAACATGCAGTTGTGCCAGAGGTCTGACGTCTCAATGTCTCCCCACGCCCACCAAGACTGAAGCAGAAACGAGACGTGAAGAACAACACAGGTTGAACAACATGTTTATCAAAGTTAACGCGTATTATTACCTATTACTTTTGCTGGTAACATTCAGCATATGGGCTGATATTATCACACCATGACTTGACAAGTGCCAAATAAATGTCCACAATAACCTGGGATTTTCACAAATAGATGGACACATTTCTAGCACTTCAGCTAAGCATTTAGGGACAAACAAAATAGACAGCTTAAGTGCACATCCTCAGTGTCTTGCCTACATTTAGCCATGTATATAACTGCTAGCATGATAACAACATGTAGGCTTTGTTTCCATGTAACTGTGCTTCTGAGGCTCTAATGCATTGAGGTTTACCTTCTCCATGGTGGCGATGAACAGCATAGCCAAGGTGACCAGGTGCAGCACAACCACAAATATTAACAGGAGAGCCATCCTGAGAgaacagtgaatgaatgaatgaatccaAGTAGCAGCTCTGTGCAGACACAAAACAGTTTGATActcgttctcttctcttctctcctctctctctctgtctctctctctcactcactcaatcggGAAGGAAAAACATGCAGTGGCTTTCATCAAGTTCCCCTACATGGGCAGTTATGGGTTTATCGGTGTCTCCATGACCCATATCAACCAAGGGAATTAACTGAGGCTATCAGCCTGCAGAAGCCTCTGAAGAATGAATCACATCAGCTGTCTTTTACAAGATTGTGTAAACAAGCTCCTGGTCTGTTTATGGCAATTCAAGACTTGAGacacagtttttttctttttcgttcTGGTGAACATCAGAGCACTGTCAAGACTGTAGAATACAAAGTTAACAAAGCTATAtcaagtcaaacaaacaagatCCAGTGTGCCCACAACTCTTTACTCGTTTAAATATTTGTGTGGCTAGCCAGCTAATGGCAAATAAAGTTATTCGCAGAAGGTGAGCATGAACTTAAAACCCACTTTCACTCCAATTTGCAAGTATATTATTTCATAAATGCACAGTCTGCTCTctgcggtctgtgtgtgtgtcttgaatgTGCCTGTTTCACAGAGATGTGAATGAGGGCCAAGAGTCACAGCATAAGATTTAGACGTCCTCAATTAGGAGGCACACGAGAGAAACCCAGCCCCCAAAAAAAGATTCCACAAACAGCCTTCCCCTGAGCCACCGTTAGAAGGGTAAACACGACTGAACACAAAATCAGTCCTGTGCTATTTCCAAACACTTCAGCCCAGCCAGAGCAGGGCGTGTCTTTTCAGTAATGATCCTTTAGAATGAACGCTTGCATGTGTACCAAAGTTTTTCTCTGGCTGTTTTCAATTAAATAGCCTTTACAAAAGGGAGGTGTGGCCCCaaactttaaaacaaaaaatggtaCCTGGTGTGGACTAGAATAACTAGTAATTGGGTGGGATGAGTTCTCTTATCTGTGTATATTATTAAAAAGTAAGAAATGTAACTACTTAGGCCAGAAGAGCATACAGACTATGATTCTGCAAGCAATGTTTTACTAAAGAGCTGCAAGTAAATAGTACACTTTGAATAAAATCATCCTATGGGTATTGCAGGCTCAGAGCTATATCTGCCTCCTTCATCTCCAATGATGTATGCCCAAACATGCTAAACATACATGTGTCTATCTGTGCATCTGCATGTAAACATCCTGACATTCATCGCACTACATTATAGGATCCGAGTTTTGAGTTAACAGCTGAGGC encodes the following:
- the emp3a gene encoding epithelial membrane protein 3 — translated: MALLLIFVVVLHLVTLAMLFIATMEKSWWAWGDIETSDLWHNCMFDNATQAWLCSSRNETDWLQAVQALMILGVVFSSISFLVFLGQLFTMSKGGLFYLTGLCQIVAGLSVFAAAVIYTFQHQEILQDTREVVLGHFGFCFIMAWACVPLLMLSGVLYVHLRKRA